A part of Limihaloglobus sulfuriphilus genomic DNA contains:
- the tilS gene encoding tRNA lysidine(34) synthetase TilS, producing MNPERLETAVLDFIQSGKLFADDCESVLLGVSGGLDSVCMFEIMRRLCNCGRLKLRLGVVHVNHKLRGEASDADESFVEHLCASHGVACFSFAFDVDAYARQKKISLETAGRDLRQKAFCQAGEQFGTNVAVLAHHFNDNVETVLHRLIRGCGYAGLGGISARNVFDKESLVFVRPLLGIKRRELEGYAAQLDLQWRQDHTNAEAVYTRNVIRLLLIPMLEKDFPLLSDTLNSLSVSAQRFNDALERDAAALQKRIVKEQQPDQMIIDTAKLLRLKKPHQVALLRMICRHFEDTAGEITRVHLDQMLRLAARSQSGRQIRLPGGVYVRKGQGDIMLSTSEQPVFDSEPLELEVGRVNKYGYSRIEMTFLDSFDWKTIRSHSPYEEYFDAAKITWPVRLRRRKSGDRFRPLGSRYTKKVSRFLTDQKTDLQTRRKVLIFEDQKNIIWVSPLRISSAAAVSEKTEQILKISLHWL from the coding sequence ATGAATCCTGAAAGGTTAGAAACAGCGGTATTAGATTTTATTCAAAGCGGGAAACTTTTTGCCGATGATTGCGAATCGGTACTTCTCGGCGTTTCCGGCGGGCTGGATTCTGTCTGCATGTTTGAGATAATGCGCCGGCTCTGCAATTGCGGCCGGCTGAAACTGCGGCTTGGGGTGGTGCATGTAAACCATAAACTGCGGGGCGAGGCCTCTGACGCAGATGAATCATTTGTCGAGCATTTATGCGCATCTCACGGCGTGGCGTGCTTTTCCTTCGCGTTTGATGTGGACGCTTATGCCCGCCAGAAAAAGATATCTCTCGAGACTGCCGGCCGAGACCTGCGTCAGAAGGCTTTCTGTCAGGCAGGTGAGCAGTTCGGGACAAATGTCGCCGTTCTGGCTCATCACTTCAACGACAATGTCGAAACCGTTCTGCACCGTCTCATTCGCGGCTGCGGGTACGCCGGACTGGGCGGGATAAGTGCCAGAAACGTATTTGACAAAGAGTCTCTGGTGTTTGTCAGGCCGCTGCTGGGCATCAAACGCAGGGAGCTGGAAGGATACGCCGCCCAACTCGACCTGCAATGGCGGCAGGACCACACAAACGCCGAGGCGGTATATACCCGAAACGTGATCCGTCTGCTTTTGATACCTATGCTTGAAAAGGACTTTCCCCTGCTCTCTGATACGTTAAACAGCCTTTCTGTTTCCGCTCAGAGGTTCAATGATGCCCTGGAAAGAGACGCGGCGGCACTGCAAAAGCGGATAGTAAAAGAGCAGCAGCCGGATCAGATGATTATTGATACAGCAAAACTTCTGCGGCTGAAAAAGCCCCATCAGGTTGCTCTGCTGCGAATGATATGCCGGCATTTTGAAGACACCGCCGGCGAGATAACCCGTGTGCATCTCGACCAGATGCTCCGGCTTGCCGCACGTTCTCAATCGGGCAGGCAGATACGGCTGCCGGGCGGGGTTTACGTTCGCAAGGGGCAGGGCGATATTATGCTCAGTACCTCCGAGCAGCCTGTTTTTGACTCAGAACCTCTCGAGCTTGAGGTTGGCAGGGTTAATAAATATGGATACAGCAGAATCGAAATGACTTTCCTGGATTCCTTTGACTGGAAAACAATACGCAGCCATTCGCCGTATGAGGAATATTTTGACGCCGCGAAAATCACCTGGCCTGTGCGTCTGCGCCGGCGCAAAAGCGGTGACAGATTCAGGCCGCTGGGCAGCAGATACACAAAAAAGGTCAGCCGGTTTCTCACAGACCAGAAGACAGATTTACAGACACGCCGCAAGGTTTTGATATTCGAGGATCAGAAAAATATAATCTGGGTCTCTCCGCTTCGGATAAGCTCAGCGGCGGCAGTATCCGAAAAAACAGAACAGATACTGAAAATATCGCTTCACTGGCTGTAA
- a CDS encoding prepilin-type N-terminal cleavage/methylation domain-containing protein: protein MKTKKGFTLIELLVVISIIALLMAILMPALGKVRRMAQQTVCLSNLRSQGLAFAAYATDNDDSFTRGHQGWGPDKHPGSGWGYWLADLKPYRGDDIDSLVCPSVPRINPGYEIGQQFGVETMGWTDTSAAWPWAINDLPSQNGMLLQAIPVSYTMSVWASNPEEGSVKSTGTVNSLRRPVEFYWRKTSNVSDASNVPMFGDGRWLEGGVLSEDRDFGIGRAVLDPPETEENARLNKAKDNHYNWGMGQFCVPRHSDGTNMVFADFSARKLKLTELWGLKWYNHFDRRNKYVEDSSLFPSWIK, encoded by the coding sequence ATGAAAACAAAAAAAGGTTTCACACTGATCGAGTTACTTGTAGTCATTTCGATTATCGCATTGCTTATGGCTATTTTGATGCCGGCATTAGGCAAGGTTCGCCGAATGGCACAGCAAACGGTTTGTTTGTCAAATCTCAGGAGCCAGGGTCTGGCATTCGCGGCATATGCGACAGATAACGATGATTCTTTCACCAGAGGTCACCAGGGGTGGGGACCCGACAAACACCCGGGCTCAGGCTGGGGCTACTGGCTTGCGGACCTCAAGCCCTATCGCGGAGACGATATCGACTCTCTCGTATGTCCATCGGTCCCCAGAATTAACCCGGGTTATGAGATTGGCCAGCAATTCGGCGTAGAAACTATGGGATGGACAGATACTTCTGCTGCATGGCCGTGGGCAATAAACGACCTTCCCAGCCAGAATGGTATGCTTTTGCAGGCTATTCCTGTAAGTTACACGATGAGCGTCTGGGCGTCCAATCCGGAAGAAGGCTCTGTTAAGTCAACAGGAACGGTCAACAGTCTTCGCCGTCCGGTAGAATTTTACTGGCGTAAGACTTCAAACGTATCTGATGCTTCTAATGTTCCCATGTTCGGCGACGGCAGATGGCTCGAAGGCGGCGTTCTTTCAGAAGATAGAGACTTTGGCATAGGCCGCGCAGTGCTCGATCCGCCGGAGACAGAAGAAAATGCCCGTTTGAACAAGGCTAAGGATAATCACTACAACTGGGGGATGGGGCAGTTTTGCGTGCCGCGCCATTCTGACGGGACAAACATGGTGTTTGCTGATTTCAGCGCCCGCAAACTCAAACTCACAGAATTGTGGGGGTTGAAATGGTATAACCATTTTGACAGGCGTAACAAATATGTTGAAGATTCTTCATTATTCCCCAGTTGGATAAAATAA
- the eno gene encoding phosphopyruvate hydratase has protein sequence MYVSIVDITAREIIDSRGNPTVEVDITLDDGSFGRAAVPSGASTGAFEAVELRDGDKDRFMGKGTLQAVKNVNEVIAPEIIGMNALEQEEIDKTMIELDGTANKARLGANAILGVSLAVAKAAADSCGLPLYRYIGGSNANILPVPMMNILNGGRHADNNVDFQEFMAMPVGAKSFPEALQMGAEVFHTLKKVLTERGYNTAVGDEGGFAPSLKSNDEAVEVIVEAIEKAGYKPGEQIAIALDPATTEMWDEKTNTYSFFKSNPDETLSGEQMADHWKGWIEKYPIVSIEDGLAEEDWDGWKTFTDTAGSKCQLVGDDLFVTNTERLARGIDMGAANSILIKVNQIGTLTETINAVKMAQLNGYTAVMSHRSGETEDSTIADLAVALGCGQIKTGAPSRSDRVAKYNQLLRINEQLGENAVYGSFTMHCLKTNK, from the coding sequence ATGTACGTATCTATCGTTGACATTACCGCCCGCGAGATCATCGACTCCCGCGGAAACCCGACCGTCGAGGTTGACATTACCCTTGACGACGGTTCATTCGGCCGCGCCGCTGTACCCAGCGGAGCAAGTACCGGCGCTTTTGAGGCTGTTGAGCTTCGCGACGGCGACAAAGACCGCTTCATGGGCAAAGGAACCCTCCAGGCTGTCAAAAACGTAAACGAGGTCATCGCACCCGAAATTATCGGCATGAACGCCCTCGAGCAGGAAGAAATCGACAAGACAATGATTGAGCTTGACGGCACTGCAAACAAGGCACGTCTCGGCGCAAACGCCATCCTCGGCGTATCACTGGCAGTCGCCAAGGCCGCCGCGGACAGTTGCGGACTGCCCCTCTACCGCTATATCGGCGGCAGCAACGCAAACATCCTGCCCGTGCCCATGATGAACATCCTCAACGGCGGCCGCCACGCCGACAACAACGTTGACTTCCAGGAATTCATGGCGATGCCCGTAGGCGCAAAGAGCTTCCCCGAAGCACTCCAGATGGGCGCTGAAGTTTTCCACACACTCAAGAAGGTTCTCACCGAACGCGGCTACAATACCGCTGTCGGCGATGAAGGCGGATTTGCTCCGTCTCTAAAGAGCAACGACGAGGCAGTAGAGGTTATCGTGGAAGCCATCGAAAAGGCTGGCTACAAGCCCGGCGAGCAGATCGCTATCGCACTCGACCCGGCTACTACTGAAATGTGGGACGAGAAAACAAACACATACAGCTTCTTCAAAAGCAATCCAGACGAGACACTCTCCGGCGAGCAGATGGCTGACCACTGGAAGGGCTGGATTGAGAAATACCCGATCGTCTCTATCGAAGACGGCCTGGCAGAAGAAGACTGGGACGGCTGGAAAACATTCACCGACACCGCCGGCTCAAAATGCCAGCTTGTCGGCGATGACCTGTTCGTCACAAACACCGAACGCCTCGCACGCGGCATAGACATGGGCGCTGCAAACTCGATCCTGATCAAGGTCAACCAGATCGGCACGCTCACCGAGACAATCAACGCCGTGAAGATGGCACAGCTCAACGGCTACACCGCTGTTATGAGCCACCGCTCAGGCGAAACCGAAGACTCAACAATCGCCGACCTCGCTGTTGCCCTGGGCTGCGGCCAGATCAAGACCGGTGCTCCCTCACGAAGCGACCGCGTGGCTAAATACAACCAGCTGCTCAGGATAAACGAACAGCTCGGCGAAAACGCGGTTTACGGCAGCTTTACAATGCACTGCCTCAAGACAAACAAGTAA
- a CDS encoding PEP-CTERM sorting domain-containing protein has protein sequence MEKYRILVLMLIFGVAALSSAEYVNFVGQSDGSGGRLDGVGDVELGDNWASGSVPYGSDTGLITYANNVWCGDGALEDFGVRLEGGTFVAPNGLAMRGGAFNSGVTTLIEVDTNDWNTVTNVGITGELTFWSQYGEHMILNVLNGSVTADSMFAIYKGTLNLGNGIVHIGNANGTAEYNMLAGGSGQIIIDVIPDTFAVDLDFGTGNTGSFTLGQKTGGVTTGGVWDWFRNNGMISIDGVVTTDPAAYLITQDGLSSSISLVPEPATMMLLGLGSILIRRKR, from the coding sequence ATGGAAAAGTACAGGATTTTAGTTTTAATGTTGATCTTTGGCGTTGCCGCTCTTTCATCTGCTGAGTATGTGAACTTCGTCGGGCAGTCAGACGGTTCCGGAGGGCGTTTAGACGGTGTCGGCGATGTTGAACTTGGTGACAATTGGGCGAGCGGTTCGGTTCCCTACGGAAGTGATACCGGACTGATAACCTACGCAAACAACGTCTGGTGCGGTGACGGCGCGTTAGAGGACTTCGGTGTACGTTTAGAGGGCGGAACTTTTGTAGCCCCTAACGGCCTTGCGATGCGGGGCGGAGCTTTTAATTCTGGTGTAACTACGCTGATCGAGGTGGATACTAATGACTGGAACACGGTTACCAACGTAGGCATTACCGGCGAGCTGACTTTCTGGTCTCAGTATGGCGAGCATATGATTCTAAACGTACTAAACGGCAGCGTTACAGCCGATTCCATGTTCGCGATATACAAGGGAACGCTCAATCTGGGCAACGGCATAGTACACATCGGAAATGCTAACGGCACAGCCGAATACAACATGCTGGCAGGCGGTTCCGGACAGATTATCATCGATGTAATACCAGACACCTTCGCGGTAGATTTGGATTTTGGAACCGGCAATACCGGCAGCTTCACACTCGGCCAGAAAACCGGCGGAGTTACCACAGGCGGAGTCTGGGACTGGTTCAGGAATAACGGCATGATCTCTATAGACGGTGTTGTTACGACTGATCCTGCCGCGTACTTAATCACGCAGGATGGCCTTTCCAGCTCCATATCGCTTGTTCCCGAGCCTGCAACCATGATGCTGCTGGGTCTTGGAAGCATCCTTATTCGCAGAAAACGCTGA
- a CDS encoding PEP-CTERM sorting domain-containing protein → MKKCSVFVLVLAFGVASLASADYVNFLGQPDGSGGRYAGVGAIDMAGNWEGGAVPYGSDTGLITQANNVWTPPALYNIAVRLEGGQIKSPSGLAMRGGLSGSGVTTLIEIDTSDWQTVVNLNVSTELVFWSQYKENMELNILNGSVETPDFRAPSALKGTVSMGNGVFHAAQASGSVNYKMLAGGTGEIIIDAIPATGFGLTLDFASSNAGSLTLGEKGGGTTGGVWAWYIDNGKVSIDGVVNTNRAAYNITEDGFATTISLVPEPATMMILGLGSLLIRRKS, encoded by the coding sequence ATGAAGAAATGCAGCGTTTTTGTTTTAGTGCTGGCCTTTGGTGTTGCCAGTCTTGCCTCTGCTGATTATGTTAACTTCCTCGGACAGCCTGATGGTTCCGGCGGCCGTTATGCCGGTGTTGGTGCTATTGATATGGCTGGTAACTGGGAAGGCGGGGCCGTCCCCTACGGCAGTGATACCGGCCTTATAACCCAGGCAAACAATGTCTGGACTCCCCCTGCCTTATACAATATTGCCGTGCGTTTAGAGGGCGGCCAGATCAAATCCCCGAGCGGGCTTGCGATGCGAGGCGGTCTTTCAGGTTCCGGCGTAACAACACTTATTGAAATCGACACTTCTGACTGGCAAACGGTTGTTAACCTGAACGTCAGCACTGAGCTGGTATTCTGGTCGCAGTATAAAGAAAATATGGAACTCAATATCCTTAACGGCAGTGTTGAAACACCGGATTTCAGAGCTCCATCAGCCCTTAAAGGTACAGTCAGCATGGGCAATGGTGTCTTTCATGCCGCCCAGGCCAGCGGCTCTGTAAATTATAAGATGCTCGCAGGCGGCACAGGTGAGATTATAATTGATGCGATACCCGCAACAGGGTTTGGCCTTACTCTGGACTTTGCTTCCAGCAATGCCGGCTCTTTGACCCTTGGCGAAAAGGGCGGCGGCACAACCGGTGGTGTCTGGGCGTGGTATATTGACAACGGTAAGGTGTCAATTGACGGCGTGGTCAATACGAATCGGGCAGCTTACAACATCACCGAAGACGGTTTTGCCACAACCATAAGCCTCGTTCCCGAACCGGCCACTATGATGATTCTGGGGCTTGGAAGTCTGCTGATTCGCAGAAAAAGCTGA
- a CDS encoding protein O-mannosyl-transferase family: protein MNKHMKYWLAVFVVFLGIYIYTLAPDVVWQDQGDYQYRSAVNEYEFPGDVVRAHPLYVVIAHAVGRLTPMSYAYAANFTSAFFAAISVANVFVIVYFLTGRSLAGILAAGLYGLAHTTWFNAVQAQTYSMSAACLSLSYLLFIMYRRYPRCVYLLLIGFVSGLGMSTHIMSQIGFAVIFCSLFYMMCKGPLPWKHLLWLALLWFAGAFMLWHVMWLEFERTGELFATIASAVWGKWGGAVFNFGRVFHLAKQSFMFFVLNFPTPLVLLAVLGVVRAKGILKDNVIFWSLLVSLGLYVLFAFRYDIPNQNNFFLPAYMLVAIYAGLGLSRLFKRDTVLLSAAIMTLFVLEILTYPAISHIARSRQMSIGTRRTVPYRDEYSYYLIPWQQNQTGPRQLFTELFDILPKEAVLLVDSTVYDPLMYVIAAENPRPDIFVYKPYAAPDIIEVHRRMGCRFYVVSKHPAYIPDWVEPDELAAVELPGGAQIYEIIIDES from the coding sequence ATGAATAAACATATGAAGTACTGGCTTGCCGTTTTTGTGGTTTTTCTCGGCATTTATATTTACACACTTGCTCCTGACGTTGTCTGGCAGGATCAGGGAGATTATCAGTACAGAAGCGCTGTGAACGAATATGAGTTCCCCGGAGATGTCGTACGGGCTCACCCTCTTTATGTTGTTATAGCCCATGCTGTGGGTCGTTTAACTCCTATGAGTTATGCTTATGCGGCCAATTTTACCAGTGCCTTTTTTGCCGCCATAAGCGTAGCAAATGTTTTTGTCATTGTATATTTTCTAACCGGCCGGAGCCTTGCCGGAATTCTTGCCGCGGGTCTTTACGGTCTGGCGCATACAACCTGGTTTAATGCTGTTCAGGCTCAGACATACAGTATGTCAGCAGCGTGCCTAAGTCTGTCTTATCTTTTGTTTATTATGTACCGCAGATACCCCAGATGTGTTTATCTGCTGCTGATTGGTTTTGTTTCAGGGCTTGGCATGAGTACGCATATCATGAGCCAGATAGGCTTTGCGGTAATCTTCTGCTCTCTGTTTTATATGATGTGCAAAGGGCCTCTGCCCTGGAAACACCTTCTCTGGCTGGCTCTGCTTTGGTTTGCCGGTGCTTTTATGCTCTGGCATGTAATGTGGCTGGAGTTTGAGCGTACCGGAGAGCTGTTTGCAACTATCGCCTCGGCAGTGTGGGGTAAATGGGGCGGGGCGGTGTTCAATTTCGGACGTGTGTTTCATCTGGCTAAACAGAGCTTTATGTTTTTTGTGCTGAATTTTCCAACGCCGCTGGTGCTCCTGGCAGTGCTTGGCGTTGTGCGTGCTAAAGGTATTTTGAAAGACAACGTGATTTTCTGGTCGCTGTTGGTCTCGCTGGGGCTCTATGTTCTCTTTGCTTTTCGTTATGATATTCCAAATCAGAATAACTTTTTCCTGCCGGCTTATATGCTTGTTGCTATATACGCCGGTCTTGGACTTTCACGGCTGTTTAAGAGGGACACAGTTCTTCTATCGGCGGCAATCATGACACTGTTTGTTCTGGAGATATTAACCTATCCGGCAATATCGCACATTGCCAGATCACGCCAGATGAGTATCGGCACCCGCCGCACAGTTCCATACCGTGATGAATACAGTTATTACCTGATTCCATGGCAGCAGAACCAGACGGGGCCGCGGCAGTTGTTTACAGAGCTTTTTGATATCCTGCCCAAAGAAGCGGTTCTGCTGGTTGATTCTACGGTTTATGACCCGCTGATGTATGTAATAGCGGCAGAAAATCCCCGTCCCGATATCTTTGTATATAAGCCGTATGCCGCCCCCGACATTATTGAGGTGCACCGGCGTATGGGCTGCCGGTTTTATGTTGTGAGCAAACACCCTGCCTATATTCCCGATTGGGTTGAGCCGGACGAGCTCGCAGCGGTGGAGCTGCCGGGAGGAGCTCAAATCTACGAGATAATAATAGATGAATCCTGA